The nucleotide sequence CCAATTAAAAGCAGATACGTTAGAGCTGCTTAACATCAATAAAGATATTATTCCTGTACATAACTTCGTAGATGAAAGAGTTTATTACAGAAGAAACAACGATTCTGAATTAAGAAAAACATACGGAATCAGTGAAAACGAGAAAGTGATCGTCCATATTTCGAACTTCAGAAAAGTTAAAAGAATTGAAGATGTGATTAAATCGTTTGCATTGATTCGAAAACAGCTTTCGTCAAAACTTCTGTTGATCGGCAACGGTCCCGAACTAACAACTGCCTGTGAGCTGGTCCGAGAGCTGAATATAGAAGATGACGTCTTGTTTTTAGGTAAACAAGAAAATGTAGGAGAATTGTTCTCCATTTGTGACCTGAAACTTCTTTTATCAGAAAAAGAAAGCTTTGGACTCGTACTGCTTGAAGCGATGGCTTGTGGTGTACCTGTTATCGGGACAAGTATCGGCGGTATCCCTGAAGTAATCGTTGATGGTGAAACAGGATATATGGTGAAAGTAGGAGACCCAGACATGGTAGCAGAAAAAGCCGTTGCGCTCTTACAGGACAAAGAAAAGCTGAACCTTTTTAGAGAAAATTCGGTAAGACATGTAAAAGAGAACTTTTTATCTGACAGGATCGTCTCGATCTATGAAGACATCTATTATTCTTTAGTAGAGGATCGCTCCGTATGAACGAAATGTTTCATGAAGCTTTGCCTGTTTTAAAGAAAATAGAAGAAGCAGGGTTTAAAGCTTATTTTGTCGGCGGATGTGTGCGTGATTTTTGTTTAGAGCGGCCAATCAAAGATATTGATATTGCAACGAGCGCAAGACCTGAAGAGATTCAAAGAATTTTCCCAAAGACCATTCCAGTGGGAATAGAGCATGGAACCGTTATTGTCAGACATAATCATGTGTCTTATGAGATAACGACTTTCAGGAAAGAAGACAAATACGAAGACTATCGAAGACCTTCGAAAGTATGGTTTGTTGATGATCTGCAAGAAGATCTCTCTAGAAGAGATTTTACGTTTAATGCGATGGCGATGGATACGTCATTTCACTTGATTGATCACTTTGGGGGAAGAGATGATCTTAAGTTCGGACAGATCCGTACAGTTGGAAATCCTCATCTGAGATTCTCAGAGGATCCGCTCCGCCTTATGAGAGCATGCCGTTTTATGAGTGTGTACGACATGAAGATAGAAACGGAAACAAAGAAGGCAATCGAAAAAAAAGCCCCTTTGCTTAAAAAAATTTCAACCGAACGTATTTCCATTGAGTTCATCAAACTGCTTCAAGGAGTGCAGGCGGGTCAAGCACTTGAGTTTATGAAACAAAGTGCTGTAATGGAATACCTGCCTTATCCATTGAAGGAAAAAAAGATTGATGGCTACTTAGGGTTAGAGTGGACCTTGCTTCATACCGAGGATCAACGTTGGGCTGCCATCATCCTTTTATCACAAGTTCGTGATTCACGAGAATTCTTGAAAAGGTGGAAGCTTCCAAACACCACGATCAATAAAGTTCAAGAGCTTTTATCTGCTTTTGAGGTGAGAACGTGGAGTAAGATCGATTTGTATCGAACGGGGCTTTCTACGGCATTAGAGAGTATGACGTTAAAGAGTACGATAGAAAAGGTCCCTTACGAACAGGAAAAGCAAGATCTTA is from Fictibacillus sp. b24 and encodes:
- the bshA gene encoding N-acetyl-alpha-D-glucosaminyl L-malate synthase BshA gives rise to the protein MTLKIGITCYPTVGGSGVVATELGKLLAEKGHEIHFITSSIPFRLGKFYPNVFFHEVEVNHYSVFKYPPYDLALASKMAEVAKREKLDLLHVHYAVPHAVCAVLAKQMLNDKIKIVTTLHGTDITVLGYDPSLSEMIKFGIEKSDVVTSVSHQLKADTLELLNINKDIIPVHNFVDERVYYRRNNDSELRKTYGISENEKVIVHISNFRKVKRIEDVIKSFALIRKQLSSKLLLIGNGPELTTACELVRELNIEDDVLFLGKQENVGELFSICDLKLLLSEKESFGLVLLEAMACGVPVIGTSIGGIPEVIVDGETGYMVKVGDPDMVAEKAVALLQDKEKLNLFRENSVRHVKENFLSDRIVSIYEDIYYSLVEDRSV
- a CDS encoding CCA tRNA nucleotidyltransferase, with the translated sequence MNEMFHEALPVLKKIEEAGFKAYFVGGCVRDFCLERPIKDIDIATSARPEEIQRIFPKTIPVGIEHGTVIVRHNHVSYEITTFRKEDKYEDYRRPSKVWFVDDLQEDLSRRDFTFNAMAMDTSFHLIDHFGGRDDLKFGQIRTVGNPHLRFSEDPLRLMRACRFMSVYDMKIETETKKAIEKKAPLLKKISTERISIEFIKLLQGVQAGQALEFMKQSAVMEYLPYPLKEKKIDGYLGLEWTLLHTEDQRWAAIILLSQVRDSREFLKRWKLPNTTINKVQELLSAFEVRTWSKIDLYRTGLSTALESMTLKSTIEKVPYEQEKQDLRKLASEIPITSRKDLPIDGEEILKIKQKAPGVWLGKLLHEMEEKIVKGDLSLSESVLKDWVKRWEP